From Desulfatiglans anilini DSM 4660:
CGATTCAGCCGGGGCCGTGACCGGGATTGCGTCGACTTTGAGCCATATCCAGTCGGCCTTCTGCGGGTTGAAGACGCTCATCACCACCCCGTTTACCTTTTTGCCGGATTGAAGAGCTGCCTGCGCGGGGCGTTCGCTGATCGGAAATATGGACCCATCCTCCCGGAGCACGCGCCATTCGGGTGATTCGGGCGCCCTCGAGAGCATCTCATGCCGGGTAACCCCCAGGATCATCTCCGCCCGGGGATTGGCTTCGGTGATGCGCCCCTCGGCGTTCTGGTATACCACCCCCTGGTTGATGGTCTCGAATAGCAATCGGTATCGCTCTTCGCTTTCCTTCAGGTTCTTTTCAGCGCGTTTTCTCTCGGATATATCCTGGAGGACGATGAGTGCCAATATGCGATTCTTGAACTGAATCTGGCTCGTGGAAACCAGAAGATGGACTCTGTGGCCCGTACCGTTGTCGGATACATCGAGGGAAATCTCGACGTTCCTTGCGCCTTGCCCGGTCTCGAAGGAAGCTAGAACCAAACGACGAATATGGCACGAGGCACAGAAGGGGGTCCCTCCGCAAATCATGGCATCATCCAGTATGTGCTGGCACCTCAGAGCGATTCCCGGATACAGTCCCTTCAACGCCTTTTCTGCCTTTCCGCCGAAGGCGGCGACGGCTTTGTTCAAGCGTCTGATCCTGAGGTTTTCGTCCACCAGCAGCATCAACACCGGGGCATTTTCATACACCGCCGCGAGTTCATTTTCGAAGGATTGCCGGTCGATGGCGTATCGGATGGATCGGCTGATGATCTCTGGACTCAGGTCCTGTTTCAGGATGTAGTCCTGCGCGCCATTTTTGATGGCCTCACGGGCCATCTGATGGTCACTCTGGCCCGTGAGCACGACAATGGGCAGGCCCGGCTGGAACTCCAACATCGTCCTGGCTGTTTCGATTCCTTGGCTGTCAGGAAGACCGAGATCCAGGAGCATCACGTCGTAGTCTTTCCAGGCAAGAAACCCAAAGGCCTTATCGAGCGTGGGAGCCCAATCCGTTTCGGAGGGGAAGTCAGCGGTCTCCATGAATTCGGCGACCAAGTCCCTGTCAGCCGGGTTGTCCTCCACGAGGAGGACCCTCACCGGCTGTTCTAGATCATAAACCATATTATCTACTCCGGGGAATATTTGACGACCGAAAACCAGAACCAGTCGATCCCTTTCACGATGCTGCCGAAACCTTGGAGATCCACGGGCTTGACCACATAGGCGCTGGCCTGAAGGTCATAGCTCTTGATCACGTCCTCCTCGGCCTTTGAGGACGTCAATACCACTACAGGGATGCGTTTCAATACGGGGTCGGCCTTCATTTCTTCGAGCACTTCCCTTCCGTCTTTGCGGGGGAGATTCAGGTCAAGGAGCACAAGATGGGGGCGGGGAACGTCAGCGTACTCACCCTGCCTCCTTAGAAAGTCCATCGCCTTGACGCCGTCGCCTACAACGAAAAGGTCATGAAGGATCTTGCTGGATGCAAGGTTTTCGGCGGTGAGTTCAACATCGGCGGGGTTGTCTTCAACCAATAAGATCTTGATCTTTTCTGGCATTGCACCTGCTTTCTCTTGGCTTAGGTCTGAATGGTGGACGACGGCTGCTGAAATGATGGCGGTACAGAAGAAGGTTGGGGTGAATGTTCTATAGATATGGGCATTTGATCGGATTGAAAATTCCGGATCGCACAAATCAAAAATTTATATATGTAAAACTGATTTCAGGTTTAAAATTTGAAAAAGATGGAATTAAAATGAAATACATCTCATCTATATTAAATAGGAAAGGCAGCCAGAATTCAAGGCTTGAAAAATGCGGGGATAATACGAGGTAAACACCTCGCATTAAGAGGCGTTCGTCAGGTAAGTTCTCAGGTTGATTTTGCGGCCTTTGATGGCTAGTTTTTTACGGATGTTGGTTCTGTGAAACTCGACGGTTCTTGGTGAAATATTCAATCGCAAAGCGATCTCTTTAATTCGATAGCCTTGTTTAATAAGCTCAGCCACCATTGTTTCCGTCGCACTAAGCTGCATCAAATTAAATGAAATTCCACGTATATAAGGATTTGTCATTAAACGAAGGTTCGATTCAAGATTTTCAATGTATCCAGTTTGTAGATTGTTAAGTCCTGTTTTTTTGATTTTAATTAAATACGGAATGATTAATCCATTGATGTTTTTTGACAACTGTTCTTCGAAATTGTTTTTTTCCTGTTCACGCTGGTCGAGCAAAACCTTGAGAGCTGCGTTCAACTCGGATAGCCGTTCGTGTTTTGCCTCCAAATCTTTTTCTTTAATTTCAAGTTCTTGAGTCATTCTCTTCAGTTCTGTGATATCGCGTCCGACGGATTGTATTTCATAGAGTCGTCCATTTTCTTCGAAGAATCCCCGGTTGACAAATTGCATCCAGCGTAAGGCGCCATCAGCCGACCAAACGCGGCTTTCAAGAATAACAGTTGGCTTATTTAACGATATCTCCTGTAGTTGATGTTTAATATCTCGTATATCACTCTTATGCAGGACAGAATACCACGTTTTTTTACGCTCTCCTTTAAAGTTTTTTTGAAAAAGCTTTCTAAATGTTTCATTCATAAAGGTAATTGAACCGTCGGGTTTAAAACGGAAAACAATATCTGTTTGGTATTCGACAACATTGCGATAACGTTTCTCACTTTGCTCTAAAGCTATCTCCGATAACTTCCGTTTTGATATGTCACGCACAACACTAATAAGTCCGATTTTTGCTTCATTTTCGTCCTTTAATAGAGACAAAGTGTGATCGGAAGAAAAATTTCACCGTTTTTCCTCTTGACCTCAAACTCGAAATTGGCTGTCTGTCCATTTATAAGTGTTGCAGCGACATAATTGCTAAATGTTTTATAATGTTCAAAATCAACATGCAGAATTTCTGTGGAGCGACCTGCAATCTTTTCATAAGAGTATCCAAACATAAGTTCGGCTGATTTGTTCATGCTCAATATTTTTCTGTCTAATGTAACTACAAATACCGCTTCATCCAGGGCATTGAATACAGAGCGTAGCAGAAGCTCAGATTCTTTTAAATTTCTTTCCTTTTTTCGTATTTGTGTTAGATCCCTGATGATCATGCTGGTGAAAGGCTGTCCCTCGCTATCCTCAAAGATTACGGAAGAAACGTCGCCAGGGAATATGGTCCCATCTTTTCTTTTGAAGTTAACCTCGCCTCGAAAACTTCCAACACGTTGTCTCTGTGCCAAAGCTGGGGCTAATCTTGGGTCTTTCTCGTCTACAACAGCCATGCGTCCACCTTCGATTATCTCTTTCTCAGTCATTTGGAAAAGACTGCAGGCTGCCTTATTCGCAAAATGAACACGCCCATCTGGAGACGTCAGAAGGATCGCATCTAGGCTGTTGTCAACGATAGAGCGGTATTCTTTTCTCAAGCGTTCGTTTTCATCTTTTAATTGATTCAATTTATTGCGTAATTCCGCGACTGTATGGTTCATTGACATCGCTGAATCCCCGTTGAGTAGAAGAGACATGCCTTTGAAAACATCAAGGACTGCTGCTTATATATGCTCTGATATTTCAATTGCTTACCAGATTATGGTTCCGATGTCAATATCGCAGGCTCACGATCTACTGTAAATCCTCCAGCGGCAAGGAAGCCATTCTGCGGGGGCGATGTGAAACACGCTGCCTCCGAGCACGTGGAAAGAATGGTATGCGAAAGTTGGGGGATGGCTCTTTTCTTGTCGAAGAGAACCTCCATCAACAGTCTCATGATTATGTTCCATTATAGCAGGAAAAAATTCGCATGAACCAAGGATGCCGGGCAAGCAAATTCGGGGGAAAGCATCCCGGCTCTGCTCAAGAACTCCGATGACTCTAATTACGAAGCGACCCTTTGCCGTTTTGGCAACAGAGGTGAAAGAAGGACT
This genomic window contains:
- a CDS encoding response regulator; translation: MPEKIKILLVEDNPADVELTAENLASSKILHDLFVVGDGVKAMDFLRRQGEYADVPRPHLVLLDLNLPRKDGREVLEEMKADPVLKRIPVVVLTSSKAEEDVIKSYDLQASAYVVKPVDLQGFGSIVKGIDWFWFSVVKYSPE
- a CDS encoding PAS domain S-box protein — translated: MSLLKDENEAKIGLISVVRDISKRKLSEIALEQSEKRYRNVVEYQTDIVFRFKPDGSITFMNETFRKLFQKNFKGERKKTWYSVLHKSDIRDIKHQLQEISLNKPTVILESRVWSADGALRWMQFVNRGFFEENGRLYEIQSVGRDITELKRMTQELEIKEKDLEAKHERLSELNAALKVLLDQREQEKNNFEEQLSKNINGLIIPYLIKIKKTGLNNLQTGYIENLESNLRLMTNPYIRGISFNLMQLSATETMVAELIKQGYRIKEIALRLNISPRTVEFHRTNIRKKLAIKGRKINLRTYLTNAS
- a CDS encoding PAS domain-containing protein — its product is MNHTVAELRNKLNQLKDENERLRKEYRSIVDNSLDAILLTSPDGRVHFANKAACSLFQMTEKEIIEGGRMAVVDEKDPRLAPALAQRQRVGSFRGEVNFKRKDGTIFPGDVSSVIFEDSEGQPFTSMIIRDLTQIRKKERNLKESELLLRSVFNALDEAVFVVTLDRKILSMNKSAELMFGYSYEKIAGRSTEILHVDFEHYKTFSNYVAATLINGQTANFEFEVKRKNGEIFLPITLCLY